The following proteins are encoded in a genomic region of Flammeovirga pectinis:
- the pnuC gene encoding nicotinamide riboside transporter PnuC — protein sequence MSWIEIIAVIFSVMYTVLAIKENIWCWAAAVISVSLYMYLCIDAKLYAETGLQVFYFCMNIFGFWQWKYGKNNHELPLSELSFNKHLIAIGLASILVFILGYSLEKNTDASLPYLDSFTTIFSIMATFMVARKIVSNWAYWIIIDAVSIYLYYTKGFKLTAGLFLVYTLLAAWGLFKWNKEYSYAKSL from the coding sequence ATGAGTTGGATTGAGATAATTGCTGTCATCTTTAGTGTGATGTACACTGTATTAGCAATAAAAGAAAATATTTGGTGTTGGGCTGCTGCTGTAATATCTGTGTCTTTGTATATGTACTTATGCATTGATGCAAAATTATATGCAGAAACAGGCTTACAAGTATTCTATTTCTGTATGAATATTTTTGGCTTTTGGCAGTGGAAGTATGGTAAAAATAATCACGAGTTACCTCTTTCCGAACTATCTTTCAATAAGCATTTAATTGCTATTGGTTTAGCCTCAATTTTAGTATTTATATTGGGTTATTCTCTTGAAAAAAATACAGATGCTTCACTTCCGTACTTAGATTCTTTTACGACTATCTTTAGTATAATGGCAACTTTTATGGTCGCTAGAAAAATTGTTTCTAATTGGGCTTATTGGATAATTATTGATGCCGTTTCAATTTATCTCTATTATACAAAAGGTTTTAAACTAACTGCGGGGTTATTCCTAGTGTACACGCTACTTGCTGCTTGGGGATTATTTAAATGGAATAAAGAATACAGCTATGCAAAAAGTTTATAA
- a CDS encoding AAA family ATPase: MQKVYKILITGPESTGKSTLCKALADKYDTQWIKEYAREYLDQVDRKYVYSDLKIIAQKQSDFQEKATLIANTFLFCDTGLEVLKVWSENSFQKCDKWILDNLTNQKFDLVLLTDIDIPWQFDEQREHPKPEQRAYFINLYKKELTEIYGGYHLIQGNEEERFFSAIALIEKYCPQ; the protein is encoded by the coding sequence ATGCAAAAAGTTTATAAAATATTAATTACGGGGCCTGAATCTACAGGGAAAAGTACTTTATGTAAAGCACTTGCAGATAAGTACGATACACAGTGGATTAAAGAGTATGCAAGAGAATATTTAGATCAGGTAGATAGAAAATACGTCTATAGTGATCTAAAAATAATAGCGCAGAAACAATCTGATTTTCAAGAAAAAGCAACTTTAATAGCCAATACATTTTTGTTTTGTGACACAGGTTTAGAGGTATTAAAAGTCTGGTCTGAAAACAGTTTTCAAAAATGCGACAAATGGATTTTAGATAATCTTACAAATCAAAAATTTGATTTAGTATTGCTTACTGATATTGATATCCCTTGGCAATTTGATGAACAAAGAGAACACCCTAAACCAGAACAAAGAGCCTATTTTATCAATCTCTATAAAAAAGAATTGACAGAAATCTATGGAGGATATCATCTTATTCAAGGTAATGAAGAAGAAAGGTTCTTTTCAGCTATTGCGTTAATTGAGAAGTATTGTCCCCAGTAA
- a CDS encoding STN domain-containing protein — translation MIKPVSTILLIVILSSTFLFANNSNDLLSRIITVNVKNKRLDTTLQLIGKESGFSFSYNSSILDLGKKISIKKQNVTVNNLLIELLGSHYEFKQIGNSHVIIREALTLTIKPIEQKKRHSKTELEHLKSDYEIQGRVIDQKTGKGIEYIVVYDESEKVLSLTDSLGYYSLKTSVERLQKGVFFRGLGYYDTMVQLSPKIGNKTTRFDVVLTPNNNNTQPITTDLAIQKEKIHQLKFIQNFIPEEANIISNNIEYTATRGFQFTLIPFISNNNFLGGSYTNKFSLNVFLGYSAGVDNGLEVGGFVNINRNNMKGAQIAGISNIVGKDVNGAQVGGIINYDMASVDGLQVGGIINVVEDSLVGVQIGGINNNVRENVRGLQIGGIINTTRTALKGVQIGGIYNYSKNIYGVQVGGILNTTQKTVNGLQLAGINSYTKDLKGWQISGITSTISASNKGVQLSGIYNYARTQKGVQIGLINTAKEVENGIAIGLFTYYKNGYHAVSYSINENGFLNGTFYSGTKKLYNYYRIGAQIDKNYNFGIGFGSFLFKRFVLEVGLENVYDIKIEDINTQFIQIKTLYVQPVFKRLSVTVGPSFNVSYSKIPNEFTPPPSFYHQKLNDNSMYWISGSIGIRYNW, via the coding sequence ATGATTAAGCCTGTTTCTACTATCTTATTGATAGTAATTCTATCGAGTACCTTTTTATTTGCTAATAATAGTAACGATTTATTAAGTCGGATTATAACTGTTAATGTAAAGAATAAGAGGCTTGACACCACTTTACAACTTATTGGGAAAGAAAGTGGGTTCTCGTTTTCTTATAATTCTTCAATACTCGATTTAGGCAAAAAAATAAGTATCAAGAAACAAAATGTTACTGTAAATAATCTATTAATTGAATTATTAGGTAGCCACTATGAGTTTAAACAAATAGGAAATTCTCATGTAATAATTAGAGAGGCATTAACGCTTACAATTAAACCTATAGAACAGAAAAAAAGGCATTCTAAAACAGAGTTAGAGCACTTAAAAAGTGATTATGAAATACAGGGTCGGGTTATAGATCAGAAAACAGGTAAAGGAATTGAATATATTGTTGTTTATGATGAAAGTGAAAAAGTACTATCACTTACAGATAGTTTAGGCTATTACTCATTAAAAACATCAGTAGAAAGACTACAAAAAGGTGTGTTTTTTAGAGGGCTAGGCTATTATGATACAATGGTTCAGCTATCACCTAAAATAGGAAATAAGACAACTCGATTTGATGTGGTACTTACACCTAACAATAACAACACACAGCCAATAACAACTGATTTGGCGATTCAGAAAGAAAAGATTCATCAACTTAAATTTATACAAAATTTCATTCCGGAAGAAGCCAATATTATTTCTAATAATATTGAATATACAGCTACTAGAGGATTCCAATTTACGCTCATCCCGTTTATTAGTAACAATAATTTCTTAGGAGGTAGTTATACCAATAAGTTTTCTCTTAATGTCTTTTTAGGATATTCTGCAGGGGTTGATAATGGATTAGAAGTTGGCGGCTTTGTAAATATAAATAGAAACAATATGAAAGGTGCCCAAATTGCTGGCATTAGTAATATTGTTGGAAAAGATGTAAATGGAGCTCAGGTTGGAGGAATTATCAATTATGATATGGCGAGTGTAGACGGATTACAAGTTGGAGGAATTATTAATGTTGTAGAAGATTCTTTAGTTGGTGTTCAAATTGGAGGTATAAATAATAACGTTAGAGAGAATGTAAGAGGATTACAAATTGGAGGAATTATTAATACAACGAGAACAGCTTTAAAAGGAGTACAAATTGGTGGCATCTATAATTATAGTAAAAATATATATGGGGTTCAGGTTGGAGGTATCTTAAATACCACTCAAAAAACAGTAAATGGATTACAATTAGCAGGAATAAATAGTTATACAAAAGATTTAAAGGGGTGGCAAATTTCTGGTATTACTAGCACAATTAGTGCATCTAATAAAGGTGTACAGCTGTCGGGTATTTATAATTATGCAAGAACGCAAAAGGGTGTTCAAATAGGGTTAATTAATACTGCAAAAGAAGTAGAGAATGGTATTGCTATTGGTCTGTTCACTTATTATAAAAATGGTTATCATGCTGTCTCTTATTCTATTAACGAAAATGGCTTTTTGAATGGTACGTTTTACTCGGGTACAAAAAAATTATATAACTATTATAGAATTGGAGCTCAAATAGATAAAAATTACAATTTTGGTATTGGTTTCGGTTCTTTTCTATTTAAAAGATTCGTATTAGAAGTTGGTCTAGAAAACGTGTATGATATTAAAATAGAAGATATTAATACTCAGTTTATTCAAATAAAAACACTCTATGTACAACCCGTTTTTAAAAGGTTATCTGTAACAGTTGGGCCTTCGTTTAATGTAAGTTATTCAAAAATACCTAATGAGTTTACCCCTCCTCCATCATTTTATCATCAAAAATTAAATGATAATAGTATGTATTGGATCTCTGGAAGTATTGGAATTCGTTATAATTGGTGA
- a CDS encoding head GIN domain-containing protein translates to MIIKLQIKTLLLFVLSMLFFGCSEEAKGPIEGQEITTDSFEGVELKVAGNVEIVYGEQQSVRVEAQQNVLDNLTTNVRNNVMEIDLSKSMSNYTLNVYITTPLLNVANVSGSGTIKFENPKSENLSIALSGSGNIEGKDLETVSRVINIATSGSGKIVLSEIQTSSITTMLSGSGSIELSGSTVSIIDQKSGSGNLEGFNLTTENANVTISGSGNTSITCITKLDVGIAGSGSVFYKGTPEINTSISGSGRVESAN, encoded by the coding sequence ATGATTATTAAACTACAAATTAAAACACTTCTATTATTTGTACTAAGTATGTTATTCTTTGGTTGTAGCGAAGAAGCAAAAGGACCGATTGAAGGACAAGAAATTACAACAGATTCATTTGAAGGTGTAGAATTAAAAGTAGCTGGTAATGTTGAAATTGTCTATGGAGAACAACAATCTGTTCGAGTAGAAGCACAACAAAATGTGCTTGATAACTTAACTACAAATGTTAGAAATAATGTAATGGAAATTGATTTATCAAAAAGTATGAGTAACTATACTCTTAATGTATACATTACAACCCCTCTTTTAAATGTAGCAAATGTATCTGGGTCTGGAACTATTAAATTTGAAAATCCAAAATCGGAAAACTTATCAATTGCTTTGTCTGGAAGTGGAAATATTGAAGGGAAAGATTTAGAAACTGTATCACGTGTAATTAATATTGCTACAAGTGGTTCTGGTAAAATTGTGTTATCAGAAATACAAACAAGTTCAATTACAACAATGCTATCGGGATCAGGAAGTATTGAATTATCAGGATCTACAGTTAGTATAATCGATCAAAAATCTGGGTCGGGTAATCTTGAAGGCTTTAATTTAACAACTGAAAATGCTAATGTTACAATATCAGGATCTGGAAATACATCGATTACTTGTATTACAAAACTTGATGTTGGCATTGCTGGAAGTGGAAGTGTTTTTTATAAAGGAACTCCAGAAATTAATACCTCTATCTCTGGTTCTGGTAGAGTAGAATCTGCCAATTAG
- a CDS encoding helix-turn-helix domain-containing protein, giving the protein MKLDEEKIVNVDHTLNIPFPKQLAEFLKVDYDGNRLFGNSEYGVVDYTFYTQFEGLKIIIHDCEVKKELGVRHLPREDSDFIYVMMLREGDITHIYESDENIQLFGPGRKRGIIISNLKRPIINYGMDKMNSQWVTFLIKKSLLFSLLEDQYSDLKALFDNEDPWVFFEPFNYSIITALDKMFSIPSTAVSKKSVIYGQTMSILGDIFELFAHRRVEDVKMLSLLDTERMFAVKSFITKDLSITPSLEEICKEFGISRSKLIRDFKAEFGKPVYQFFNNIRMDEARNMLVNKNMSVTEVSQELGFKGLSKFSDAFKKHYGMSPKVMIAASKKVD; this is encoded by the coding sequence ATGAAATTAGACGAAGAAAAAATTGTAAATGTTGACCATACATTAAATATACCTTTCCCAAAACAATTAGCAGAATTTTTAAAAGTAGATTACGATGGTAATAGATTGTTTGGTAATTCTGAATATGGTGTCGTAGACTATACATTTTATACCCAGTTTGAAGGACTTAAAATTATAATACACGACTGTGAAGTTAAAAAAGAGCTAGGTGTAAGACATTTACCCCGTGAGGATAGCGATTTTATTTATGTAATGATGCTCCGAGAGGGAGATATTACTCATATTTATGAGTCGGATGAGAACATACAATTATTTGGACCTGGTAGAAAAAGAGGTATTATTATTTCTAACCTTAAAAGACCAATAATTAATTATGGTATGGACAAAATGAACTCTCAATGGGTTACATTTTTAATTAAAAAGTCTTTGCTATTTAGTCTTTTAGAAGATCAATATTCTGATTTAAAGGCTCTTTTTGACAATGAAGATCCTTGGGTATTTTTTGAGCCCTTTAATTATTCAATTATTACGGCTTTAGATAAAATGTTCTCCATTCCTTCTACTGCAGTCTCTAAAAAATCAGTTATTTATGGACAGACAATGTCTATTTTGGGTGATATTTTTGAACTTTTTGCACATAGAAGAGTAGAAGATGTAAAGATGCTAAGTCTCTTAGATACTGAGAGAATGTTTGCGGTAAAATCATTTATCACAAAAGACTTATCTATTACACCAAGTTTAGAAGAAATCTGTAAAGAATTTGGTATTAGTAGATCTAAATTAATAAGAGATTTTAAAGCAGAATTCGGTAAGCCAGTCTATCAATTTTTTAATAATATCCGTATGGATGAAGCAAGGAATATGCTTGTAAATAAGAACATGTCTGTTACAGAAGTATCTCAGGAGTTGGGTTTTAAAGGCCTTTCAAAATTCTCAGATGCCTTTAAAAAGCATTATGGCATGTCACCTAAAGTAATGATTGCAGCAAGTAAGAAAGTAGATTAA
- a CDS encoding NAD-dependent epimerase/dehydratase family protein, protein MIALTGATGHVGYVLHKFLLKENMPHKVLVRKQTDRLQKVDQIVGDLGNIKALQDVVHSATTVIHSAGIVYPRYGQNKDVLKVNYHQSKLLFDEAKKAGVKHFIFISSIHSMEVPNQSSIFDETAKLVVDENKSYDFSKAEMERYLSEQKDIKITILNPTSIIGGGDLYFNGFNQLFKLLHSYRLPMLTSGGFDIIDVKDIAKCCIIAARKEVEGKFILGNTYYSIPEIAKLYGTIAHKMVSPIKLPTFGMSMLAKATDIVDNFLKNPLPTNSYAMDTLLESENPISHQKAVDKLEYLPTPIQESLQDVYNWIENGEFEL, encoded by the coding sequence ATGATTGCACTAACAGGTGCCACTGGGCATGTTGGCTATGTTCTCCATAAATTTTTATTAAAAGAGAATATGCCGCATAAAGTATTAGTGCGCAAACAAACAGATAGACTACAGAAGGTAGATCAGATAGTAGGAGATTTAGGGAATATAAAAGCATTGCAAGACGTAGTACATTCAGCAACTACGGTTATTCATAGTGCTGGAATTGTTTATCCTAGATATGGACAGAATAAGGATGTTTTAAAAGTGAATTATCATCAATCAAAATTATTATTTGATGAAGCGAAAAAAGCAGGGGTAAAGCATTTTATTTTTATTAGTTCAATCCATAGTATGGAAGTTCCTAATCAGTCCAGTATTTTTGATGAAACAGCAAAATTAGTAGTTGATGAAAACAAAAGCTACGATTTTTCTAAGGCTGAAATGGAACGCTATCTGTCTGAACAAAAAGATATTAAAATTACGATTCTAAATCCTACGTCTATTATTGGTGGAGGAGATTTGTACTTCAACGGTTTTAATCAACTTTTTAAACTTTTACATTCCTATAGACTTCCAATGTTAACATCTGGAGGGTTTGATATTATTGACGTAAAAGATATCGCAAAATGTTGTATCATTGCAGCCCGTAAAGAGGTAGAAGGTAAATTTATATTGGGTAATACTTATTATTCTATTCCAGAGATTGCCAAACTATACGGTACAATAGCACATAAAATGGTGTCGCCTATAAAGTTACCAACATTCGGGATGAGTATGTTAGCTAAAGCGACAGATATTGTGGATAACTTTCTGAAAAATCCACTCCCAACAAATAGTTATGCAATGGATACTCTTTTAGAGTCCGAAAATCCAATTTCTCATCAAAAAGCTGTTGATAAACTAGAGTACTTACCAACACCAATTCAAGAAAGTTTACAAGATGTGTACAATTGGATTGAAAATGGAGAATTTGAATTATAA